Proteins encoded together in one Telopea speciosissima isolate NSW1024214 ecotype Mountain lineage chromosome 4, Tspe_v1, whole genome shotgun sequence window:
- the LOC122659088 gene encoding polygalacturonase-1 non-catalytic subunit beta-like — MVKEGGFIPVPDLRDSMSYKSFLPRSLALKTPFSIARIEELKKLFGVIDKSIMDEYIQETLETCENSPIQDQQSSCAISAEDLIDFVVEKLGHHVCVWSTESIEGSYENVTIGAVKLIHANLFEPPALCHSMPFLYQVYYCHVLHKVKVYAVDIHAQKKQNHAIMACHYDTSTWNPNHIAFKLLGFGPGLIEVCHWINQNGLVWTKTIG, encoded by the coding sequence ATGGTGAAAGAGGGAGGTTTCATTCCTGTCCCTGATCTAAGGGACTCAATGTCATATAAATCATTCTTGCCGCGATCTCTGGCATTAAAAACCCCATTTTCCATTGCTCGAATTGAGGAATTAAAGAAGCTTTTTGGTGTGATAGATAAATCAATTATGGATGAGTATATTCAAGAAACCCTTGAGACATGTGAGAATAGCCCCATTCAAGATCAGCAGAGTAGTTGCGCGATTTCGGCTGAGGATCTCATCGattttgttgttgagaaattaGGGCACCATGTATGTGTATGGAGTACTGAGAGTATTGAAGGATCTTATGAGAATGTCACAATTGGAGCTGTAAAACTCATCCATGCAAACCTCTTTGAACCACCAGCCTTATGTCATAGTATGCCATTCTTATATCAAGTCTATTATTGTCATGTTTTACATAAAGTAAAAGTATATGCAGTTGATATACATGCCCAGAAGAAACAGAATCATGCAATCATGGCATGCCACTATGACACATCAACTTGGAATCCAAACCATATCGCTTTTAAGCTTCTAGGTTTTGGCCCAGGCCTAATTGAAGTTTGTCACTGGATAAACCAGAATGGACTAGTCTGGACAAAGACTATTGGTTGA
- the LOC122657525 gene encoding F-box protein At2g26160-like, whose translation MADWSGLPEVLLELISSRLSLADLIRFSCVCSSWRSITPPSLHGKLLPWLIVPSITRNRPRKRRIGNICDKNLGIVSLSDPTRKVYELELPEAADRRICGSSAGWLVTVHANSEIQLLHPFTRAQIQLPPLTAFPSRLPVPLHQGKEFAGHLRDYYIHKAIVGFCSSESEAIVMAIRKEDDQLAFCRPGKDLRWTVFEGYLRRSHDVIFYKEQFYTVKGSGRVFMVSGLEDASPQLTLVGHRPTKPSYPSRLYLVESSGDLLMVYRFLDLYLYVDDDDDEDVVVDSDDDGTEPVRLPHRTVNFEVYKLDLGEGNWVEVDNLGDRAVFVGYNDSFSVSASEFPGCRGNCIYFTDDYFEGYNRQKHGALDMGIFDLGDGTVEPLVGRNQIHYFMPPLVWFSTNPWWRGGSDVLTL comes from the coding sequence ATGGCAGATTGGTCCGGACTTCCAGAAGTCCTCTTAGAATTGATTTCGAGTCGTTTATCTCTTGCCGATCTGATTCGATTCAGCTGCGTCTGCAGCTCATGGAGATCGATCACTCCTCCGTCTCTCCACGGGAAGCTCCTCCCATGGCTGATAGTCCCCAGCATCACAAGAAACAGACCCAGAAAGAGAAGAATTGGTAACATCTGCGACAAAAATCTGGGTATCGTTAGCCTCTCCGATCCCACACGCAAGGTTTACGAACTCGAGCTACCAGAGGCTGCTGACAGGCGAATTTGTGGATCCTCAGCGGGATGGCTCGTAACAGTCCATGCCAATTCAGAGATCCAATTGCTGCATCCCTTTACCAGAGCTCAGATACAGCTTCCGCCGCTTACAGCCTTCCCGAGCCGATTACCTGTCCCTCTGCATCAAGGAAAAGAGTTCGCCGGCCACCTCCGTGACTATTATATTCACAAGGCTATTGTGGGTTTTTGCTCTTCTGAGTCGGAGGCGATTGTTATGGCTATTCGCAAGGAGGATGACCAACTGGCCTTCTGTAGGCCTGGGAAGGACCTGCGGTGGACTGTATTTGAAGGTTATCTTCGTCGGTCTCATGATGTCATTTTCTATAAAGAGCAGTTCTATACTGTTAAAGGGTCTGGGCGGGTTTTCATGGTTTCTGGCCTCGAAGATGCTTCTCCACAGCTGACGCTGGTTGGTCATCGACCCACGAAGCCGTCCTATCCTAGTAGACTCTATTTGGTGGAGTCTTCGGGAGACTTGCTAATGGTTTATCGGTTTCTGGATTTGTATctttatgttgatgatgatgatgatgaggatgttgtggttgatagtgatgatgatggtacAGAACCAGTACGTTTACCCCACAGAACCGTAAATTTTGAAGTTTACAAGCTAGATCTCGGTGAAGGAAATTGGGTTGAGGTTGACAACCTCGGTGACAGAGCTGTGTTCGTTGGCTATAATGACTCATTCTCTGTGTCTGCTTCTGAGTTCCCTGGATGCAGGGGGAACTGCATATACTTCACAGATGATTATTTTGAAGGATACAATCGACAGAAACATGGCGCTCTTGATATGGGAATTTTCGATTTAGGGGATGGGACTGTTGAACCACTCGTCGGCAGAAACCAAATTCATTATTTTATGCCCCCATTAGTCTGGTTTTCAACAAATCCTTGGTGGCGAGGTGGGTCAGATGTTTTGACTCTCTAG